A region of Arabidopsis thaliana chromosome 5, partial sequence DNA encodes the following proteins:
- the RBK1 gene encoding ROP binding protein kinases 1: protein MAVEDNKNSESKNHQEVELHRNDLGLEDSSSPRGVLGMVSDSDNSSSSCSSCSSDDKSSSTSSPFSNTTKTVSSSHHGLQWNKMIESIKKKSMRRFSVIPLLASYELTRKNLRRKQPKLTPSESAFTCEAFFMAKPSWRNFTYEELAVATDYFNPENMIGKGGHAEVYKGVLINGETVAIKKLMSHAKEEEERVSDFLSELGIIAHVNHPNAARLRGFSSDRGLHFVLEYAPYGSLASMLFGSEECLEWKIRYKVALGIADGLSYLHNACPRRIIHRDIKASNILLNHDYEAQISDFGLAKWLPENWPHHVVFPIEGTFGYLAPEYFMHGIVDEKIDVFAFGVLLLEIITSRRAVDTASRQSIVAWVNASVTLY, encoded by the exons ATGGCTGTTGAAG ATAACAAGAACAGTGAAAGCAAAAATCATCAAGAGGTAGAGCTTCATAGGAACGACTTAGGCCTCGAAGATTCATCATCGCCAAGAGGTGTTCTCGGAATGGTTTCAGATTCCGACAACAGCAGCAGTAGTTGCAGCTCTTGTTCCTCTGATGataaatcatcatcaacatcgtCACCATTTTCAAATACTACTAAAACCGTTTCGTCTTCTCACCATGGTCTTCAATGGAACAAAATGATTGAATCTATCAAGAAGAAGTCCATGAGACGATTCTCTGTCATTCCTCTTCTTGCAAGTTACGAACTCACCCGTAAAAACTTGCGTCGTAAGCAACCTAAGCTAACTCCCTCTGAGAGTGCTTTCACCTGTGAAGCCTTCTTTATGGCTAAACCCTCTTGGAGAAACTTCACTTACGAAGAGCTCGCTGTAGCCACCGATTATTTCAATCCTG agaACATGATTGGTAAGGGAGGACATGCGGAGGTATACAAAGGGGTTTTGATTAATGGTGAGACGGTGGCGATTAAGAAGCTGATGAGTCACgccaaggaagaagaagaaagagtgagCGATTTCCTTTCAGAGCTCGGTATAATCGCACATGTAAACCACCCAAACGCAGCTAGGCTTCGCGGTTTCAGCAGTGATCGCGGTTTGcattttgttcttgagtaCGCTCCCTATGGCAGCCTCGCTTCTATGCTTTTTG GATCAGAGGAATGTCTAGAGTGGAAGATAAGGTATAAAGTGGCTCTAGGTATAGCTGATGGTCTGAGTTATCTTCATAATGCTTGTCCAAGAAGGATCATTCACCGTGACATCAAAGCTTCTAACATATTGCTCAACCACGATTACGAAGCTCAG atttcagatttcGGACTTGCAAAATGGCTCCCAGAGAACTGGCCTCACCATGTTGTATTCCCCATTGAAGGAACATTCgg ATATCTAGCTCCAGAGTATTTCATGCACGGCATTGTTGATGAGAAGATTGATGTGTTTGCCTTTGGAGTATTGCTTCTAGAGATCATAACCAGTCGCCGAGCTGTTGATACAGCAAGCAGGCAGAGCATTGTTGCATGGGTAAATGCATCAGTGACTCTTTATTGA
- the RBK1 gene encoding ROP binding protein kinases 1 (ROP binding protein kinases 1 (RBK1); FUNCTIONS IN: protein serine/threonine kinase activity, protein kinase activity, kinase activity, ATP binding; INVOLVED IN: defense response, incompatible interaction; LOCATED IN: cytosol, endomembrane system; EXPRESSED IN: 6 plant structures; CONTAINS InterPro DOMAIN/s: Protein kinase, ATP binding site (InterPro:IPR017441), Protein kinase, catalytic domain (InterPro:IPR000719), Serine/threonine-protein kinase-like domain (InterPro:IPR017442), Protein kinase-like domain (InterPro:IPR011009), Serine/threonine-protein kinase, active site (InterPro:IPR008271); BEST Arabidopsis thaliana protein match is: Protein kinase superfamily protein (TAIR:AT5G65530.1); Has 30201 Blast hits to 17322 proteins in 780 species: Archae - 12; Bacteria - 1396; Metazoa - 17338; Fungi - 3422; Plants - 5037; Viruses - 0; Other Eukaryotes - 2996 (source: NCBI BLink).) yields MAVEDNKNSESKNHQEVELHRNDLGLEDSSSPRGVLGMVSDSDNSSSSCSSCSSDDKSSSTSSPFSNTTKTVSSSHHGLQWNKMIESIKKKSMRRFSVIPLLASYELTRKNLRRKQPKLTPSESAFTCEAFFMAKPSWRNFTYEELAVATDYFNPENMIGKGGHAEVYKGVLINGETVAIKKLMSHAKEEEERVSDFLSELGIIAHVNHPNAARLRGFSSDRGLHFVLEYAPYGSLASMLFGSEECLEWKIRYKVALGIADGLSYLHNACPRRIIHRDIKASNILLNHDYEAQISDFGLAKWLPENWPHHVVFPIEGTFGYLAPEYFMHGIVDEKIDVFAFGVLLLEIITSRRAVDTASRQSIVAWAKPFLEKNSMEDIVDPRLGNMFNPTEMQRVMLTASMCVHHIAAMRPDMTRLVQLLRGEDGPAELQQKAGERTMSVNACDLQDHTSSSYLNELRRHRQLLME; encoded by the exons ATGGCTGTTGAAG ATAACAAGAACAGTGAAAGCAAAAATCATCAAGAGGTAGAGCTTCATAGGAACGACTTAGGCCTCGAAGATTCATCATCGCCAAGAGGTGTTCTCGGAATGGTTTCAGATTCCGACAACAGCAGCAGTAGTTGCAGCTCTTGTTCCTCTGATGataaatcatcatcaacatcgtCACCATTTTCAAATACTACTAAAACCGTTTCGTCTTCTCACCATGGTCTTCAATGGAACAAAATGATTGAATCTATCAAGAAGAAGTCCATGAGACGATTCTCTGTCATTCCTCTTCTTGCAAGTTACGAACTCACCCGTAAAAACTTGCGTCGTAAGCAACCTAAGCTAACTCCCTCTGAGAGTGCTTTCACCTGTGAAGCCTTCTTTATGGCTAAACCCTCTTGGAGAAACTTCACTTACGAAGAGCTCGCTGTAGCCACCGATTATTTCAATCCTG agaACATGATTGGTAAGGGAGGACATGCGGAGGTATACAAAGGGGTTTTGATTAATGGTGAGACGGTGGCGATTAAGAAGCTGATGAGTCACgccaaggaagaagaagaaagagtgagCGATTTCCTTTCAGAGCTCGGTATAATCGCACATGTAAACCACCCAAACGCAGCTAGGCTTCGCGGTTTCAGCAGTGATCGCGGTTTGcattttgttcttgagtaCGCTCCCTATGGCAGCCTCGCTTCTATGCTTTTTG GATCAGAGGAATGTCTAGAGTGGAAGATAAGGTATAAAGTGGCTCTAGGTATAGCTGATGGTCTGAGTTATCTTCATAATGCTTGTCCAAGAAGGATCATTCACCGTGACATCAAAGCTTCTAACATATTGCTCAACCACGATTACGAAGCTCAG atttcagatttcGGACTTGCAAAATGGCTCCCAGAGAACTGGCCTCACCATGTTGTATTCCCCATTGAAGGAACATTCgg ATATCTAGCTCCAGAGTATTTCATGCACGGCATTGTTGATGAGAAGATTGATGTGTTTGCCTTTGGAGTATTGCTTCTAGAGATCATAACCAGTCGCCGAGCTGTTGATACAGCAAGCAGGCAGAGCATTGTTGCATGG GCAAAACCTTTTCTTGAGAAAAATAGCATGGAGGACATTGTGGATCCTCGGCTAGGAAATATGTTTAATCCAACAGAGATGCAACGAGTGATGCTAACAGCTTCAATGTGTGTACATCATATTGCCGCAATGCGACCTGACATGACTCGG TTGGTGCAGCTGTTACGTGGAGAAGACGGACCAGCTGAGCTACAGCAGAAGGCAGGTGAAAGAACAATGAGCGTGAACGCTTGTGATCTACAAGATCACACCTCTTCCTCATACCTCAACGAACTCCGCCGCCATAGGCAACTCTTAATGGAGTGA